The following proteins come from a genomic window of Ignavibacteria bacterium:
- a CDS encoding T9SS type A sorting domain-containing protein: MKKALRRLIFSAFLLTELISSAAFAYTSSVYRARSSPPEFEVDSIAPKKGPAWGGTIVTIYGKKFLPNTTFEVRFGGIPGANVTRLDNQTLSVKSPRHPLSDLTPDTLQVTVTDLSEKTNVAKVSPDSFIYVRPGTKLSLLPASAFYNGTVELTATLTDSLNAPADSQTVTFTLGGQLAGTAITDTSGLAKLSVSISGVESGVHAGYIGAGFQENFFYKSSIPAQADLTVKPVQAILSLNSPVVNYGEGIELKAVLTFSGTPLTGKTVFFSVNYNPAGSAVTQNDGSASLTLTQPLDAGQYNIKAVFAEQGFDTTSAAGTLTINQAATSTTVEKVETSSGSIISLTARLTANGNVVKNAAIIFTIDGSISAGTAITNDEGTATLSGVNLGTLGIGPGTHAVSAGFAGNTNYKPSSASNELIVSQETTEISISGFEADYGSTIMLSAKLTSKTTGLGIKGAIINFAIEGGPQIEPAATNESGEASKSVNLGNTSPGTHNFTASFAGNSSYGPSLASAVITVKQQTPAATNILVEKSAGSFGGKTTLTAKLTNSSGTGLSGMKLHFKLNGADIGDTVTNAGGVAHLHGVSIAGIEAGMHENYIEASFSPASGEYAPSSGKGPLEVAPAATGISINNVEAEFGNTITLTAKLTSSVTGNGIANETVSFVIDGGPAVEPAKTNSDGVAVRSVNLGATSPGKHNITVSFGGSANYAPSQNVALLTVTQTQTATTLSVSNVEADGGGTVTLTAKLTSSASSLGIPGAAISFSFNDGPSAGTKITDENGIASLSGVAVPGNLGPGLHKGAIRASFSGNSQYMASSGSGDLKINKATSSLTVSSASGTYGGSTKLSAALKSGNSNLSGQTIRFYLKEALVGENTTGSDGVASYTAPLGSIDAGTYPSGVKAVYAGSDTYSASSASNSLIVAQASTNLSAADAEADYGGKVTLSSVLTSTVTQSGIADKSVSFIIQGGPQITAVTNGSGIAAVSVDLGATSAGTHDITASFSPSGGNYTGSTAKGKLTVKGSVTSLAVTDLTGSYGGTVTLEAVLSSAGAGLQGKTIKFTFNNKTYSAETNNSGIAKVAEVSISGFDVGTHSGVILAEFAGTGGYSYSSASGSLTVGKASTAIAVASVTGTPGGKVDLSAALTSGGSKLQGLTVRFELNNNPVGEAKTNDLGVATIYGITLPGNLSAGPHPGAIAAVFDGTNNYMPVQGSGTLTITQTPTAIQVTKAKGSYGGKVNLAAKLTSSSGIPLNSMKLHFKLNGMDINDAYTDEGGLAVLSGVSIAGIDAGLHDNYIQVSFSPVDNSYAPSTGYGPLEVTPAATTISISDMDADFGSTVTLTARLTSAVTGNGVENKTIVFRVDGAEVGNGTTGADGKAVKNYYLGNTTPGSHTVEAFFSPSGGNYSGSSGKAALNVKAASTALVVTNVAGTYGGKVTLTATLTSQGAPLSGKVVEFSLNNKTVGTAVTDANGIAVKTDVGLTGIPAGSYPGYIGASFAESSPFKGSSSKGDLEVKKAATAVAVLPVEVQYSDQVSLTAVAISAAQDVLNASGGRIEFKYQAGSQTAVSLGVVTSYSVVSGRLNFSFTFICTLAPDTYKILAVFTPSDQANFEVSCNISPWGPLVVKPEDALAEYSGLRYFSAAALSAYTSQLTFSSTVADYPDASRGNISNAKAEFREVPAGELYDQGIVRGTNLPVSLLNSSDETLGIVTAQPFNRKLGESEINNCGTTFSVYTRIYGYYHALSDPALVSVCIPSTENISGGGFIIPNSPSGKYRCKAGSKASFGFSMKYSKTGKDVQGQVNIIVHAEDNKIYQITANAISTLSAYLIQNLPGKAASFTTRAELRDITDPSKPVFLGGGLTLNLEIYDDEKDNQNDAIAITLQEPGSVLLFSSNWDGTKTVSQALKAPKGGGTIRVLSIDNPVSVEEEEIVPKEYALYQNYPNPFNPSTNIQFDLPEESRVSIVIYNILGREVLRLVDKDFPAGRHQAVWNSQDGRGTFASGMYILRISAKSLSSQKSLVSTKKMMLVK; the protein is encoded by the coding sequence ATGAAAAAAGCGCTACGAAGACTCATTTTTTCTGCATTCCTGCTGACGGAACTAATTTCTTCAGCAGCATTTGCATACACTTCCTCCGTCTACCGGGCAAGGAGTTCACCTCCGGAATTTGAAGTCGATAGTATTGCTCCCAAAAAAGGTCCGGCCTGGGGAGGCACTATTGTAACCATATACGGGAAGAAGTTCCTGCCGAATACAACCTTTGAGGTCCGCTTTGGCGGAATTCCCGGCGCTAATGTGACGCGCTTAGATAACCAGACCCTGAGCGTCAAATCACCGCGCCATCCTTTAAGTGATTTAACTCCGGATACTCTGCAGGTAACAGTAACAGATCTTAGTGAAAAGACGAATGTGGCAAAAGTATCTCCCGACAGCTTTATCTATGTACGCCCGGGCACAAAGTTAAGCCTTCTTCCGGCTTCGGCCTTTTACAATGGGACTGTTGAGCTTACTGCCACGCTTACCGACTCTTTAAACGCCCCGGCTGACAGCCAGACGGTTACTTTTACCTTGGGAGGGCAATTGGCAGGAACGGCAATTACCGACACCTCAGGCCTGGCAAAGCTAAGTGTATCTATAAGCGGAGTTGAATCCGGAGTGCATGCAGGCTATATCGGGGCAGGCTTCCAGGAGAACTTTTTTTATAAATCTTCAATTCCTGCTCAGGCAGATCTGACTGTCAAACCCGTGCAGGCAATCTTAAGCCTCAACAGCCCGGTGGTTAACTATGGGGAGGGTATAGAACTGAAGGCTGTACTGACTTTTTCAGGCACTCCGCTTACAGGCAAAACGGTCTTCTTTTCAGTAAACTATAACCCGGCCGGATCTGCGGTGACACAAAATGATGGCAGCGCAAGTCTTACTTTAACTCAGCCCCTTGATGCCGGACAATATAATATCAAGGCAGTCTTTGCTGAACAGGGCTTCGACACCACTTCAGCTGCCGGAACACTTACAATTAACCAGGCTGCTACAAGCACCACAGTCGAAAAGGTGGAAACGTCCTCTGGAAGCATAATCAGTCTTACAGCCAGGCTTACAGCAAATGGTAATGTCGTAAAAAATGCGGCAATTATATTTACAATCGATGGAAGTATTTCGGCAGGTACTGCCATAACCAACGACGAGGGAACGGCGACTCTCAGCGGCGTTAACCTGGGCACTCTTGGTATTGGTCCGGGAACACACGCTGTCAGTGCCGGTTTTGCAGGAAACACAAACTACAAGCCGTCATCAGCTTCTAATGAGCTCATTGTAAGCCAGGAAACTACAGAAATCAGCATTTCGGGTTTTGAAGCTGACTATGGAAGCACAATTATGCTTTCGGCTAAACTTACCTCAAAAACAACCGGACTTGGAATTAAAGGCGCCATAATAAATTTTGCAATTGAAGGGGGGCCTCAGATAGAACCGGCTGCTACGAATGAAAGCGGGGAGGCATCTAAAAGCGTTAACCTCGGGAATACCAGTCCGGGCACACATAACTTTACCGCAAGCTTTGCAGGAAACAGCAGCTATGGCCCAAGCCTGGCCTCGGCGGTAATCACAGTAAAACAACAGACTCCAGCAGCGACTAATATTCTGGTTGAAAAATCGGCAGGATCCTTTGGAGGCAAAACTACACTTACAGCTAAGCTTACCAATTCCTCCGGTACAGGCCTAAGCGGCATGAAACTCCATTTTAAACTTAATGGAGCAGATATAGGCGATACAGTAACAAATGCCGGCGGAGTAGCCCATCTGCATGGAGTCAGTATAGCCGGAATTGAGGCAGGCATGCATGAAAATTATATCGAGGCCAGTTTTTCACCCGCAAGTGGTGAATATGCTCCAAGCTCGGGCAAAGGGCCGCTGGAGGTTGCCCCTGCTGCAACAGGCATTAGTATCAATAATGTCGAAGCTGAATTTGGAAACACAATTACTCTTACGGCTAAACTCACGTCATCTGTTACCGGCAACGGCATTGCCAACGAAACAGTTAGTTTTGTAATTGATGGCGGTCCCGCAGTGGAGCCTGCTAAGACCAATTCAGACGGAGTGGCAGTAAGGAGCGTTAATCTCGGCGCTACCAGTCCCGGAAAGCATAATATTACAGTGAGCTTTGGTGGGAGTGCAAACTATGCCCCAAGCCAGAACGTAGCTTTGCTTACTGTTACTCAAACACAAACAGCAACAACCCTCAGTGTTTCCAATGTGGAGGCTGACGGAGGAGGCACGGTTACCCTTACGGCTAAGCTTACCTCAAGTGCCTCAAGCCTTGGAATACCGGGGGCGGCAATCAGCTTTTCATTTAATGATGGTCCCTCTGCAGGCACTAAAATTACGGATGAAAACGGCATCGCCAGCCTCTCCGGCGTTGCTGTGCCCGGTAATCTCGGCCCGGGCCTTCATAAAGGGGCCATCAGGGCCAGTTTCTCCGGAAACAGCCAGTACATGGCGAGCTCTGGTTCGGGTGATCTGAAAATTAATAAGGCCACGAGCAGCCTGACCGTTTCAAGCGCATCCGGTACATATGGCGGCAGCACAAAACTGAGCGCTGCGCTTAAATCGGGAAATTCAAACCTCTCAGGACAGACAATCAGATTTTATTTGAAAGAAGCGCTGGTAGGAGAGAATACAACAGGCAGTGACGGCGTTGCAAGCTATACTGCTCCTTTGGGCTCTATAGACGCCGGAACGTATCCTTCAGGCGTAAAGGCTGTATATGCGGGATCGGATACTTATTCCGCAAGCTCTGCTTCAAACAGCCTTATAGTTGCCCAGGCTTCAACTAACCTGAGTGCTGCAGATGCTGAGGCTGATTATGGAGGTAAAGTTACACTTTCATCTGTACTTACCTCAACTGTAACGCAGTCGGGCATTGCAGATAAGTCCGTAAGTTTTATTATCCAGGGCGGTCCTCAGATAACTGCCGTTACAAATGGCAGCGGGATTGCAGCCGTGAGCGTTGATCTTGGCGCAACCAGCGCAGGCACGCATGATATTACAGCCTCTTTCTCCCCCTCAGGCGGGAACTATACAGGAAGTACGGCAAAAGGGAAGCTGACTGTAAAAGGTTCTGTAACAAGCCTTGCTGTAACGGATCTTACCGGCTCCTACGGAGGTACTGTTACGCTGGAAGCCGTCTTGTCCTCTGCAGGAGCGGGCCTTCAGGGAAAGACAATTAAGTTTACATTCAACAATAAAACATATTCGGCAGAAACTAATAATAGCGGCATTGCAAAAGTTGCTGAGGTAAGTATTTCAGGCTTTGACGTCGGTACGCATTCCGGTGTAATTCTGGCGGAATTTGCCGGAACAGGTGGTTACAGCTACAGCTCAGCTTCCGGAAGCCTTACGGTCGGGAAAGCTTCTACTGCAATAGCAGTTGCAAGTGTGACCGGCACACCGGGCGGGAAGGTTGATCTATCGGCTGCACTGACATCAGGAGGCTCCAAACTGCAAGGATTGACAGTAAGATTTGAATTAAATAATAATCCTGTCGGGGAGGCTAAAACTAATGACCTCGGTGTGGCAACTATCTACGGCATTACCTTGCCGGGCAATTTGAGTGCAGGCCCGCATCCAGGCGCAATTGCTGCAGTCTTTGACGGAACCAATAACTATATGCCGGTCCAGGGCTCCGGCACACTTACAATAACACAGACTCCAACAGCTATTCAGGTTACCAAGGCCAAAGGATCCTACGGAGGCAAAGTTAACCTCGCGGCAAAGCTGACCAGCTCATCAGGTATCCCGTTAAACAGCATGAAGCTTCACTTCAAGCTTAACGGCATGGATATAAACGATGCATATACTGATGAAGGAGGCCTGGCTGTACTGAGCGGGGTCAGTATAGCGGGAATTGATGCAGGATTGCATGATAACTATATCCAGGTAAGCTTTTCGCCTGTAGACAATAGTTACGCTCCCAGTACCGGTTATGGCCCTCTGGAAGTTACTCCGGCAGCAACAACCATCAGCATCAGTGATATGGATGCGGACTTTGGAAGTACAGTTACTTTAACTGCCAGGCTTACCTCTGCTGTTACCGGAAATGGTGTTGAGAACAAAACAATTGTCTTCAGGGTTGATGGCGCTGAGGTTGGAAACGGAACAACCGGTGCGGATGGCAAAGCGGTCAAAAACTACTATCTGGGCAATACCACTCCTGGTTCTCATACAGTTGAGGCATTCTTCTCTCCTTCGGGCGGGAACTATTCGGGCTCAAGCGGCAAGGCCGCCCTCAATGTAAAAGCAGCCTCAACTGCCCTCGTTGTTACAAATGTTGCAGGTACATATGGCGGCAAAGTTACTCTTACTGCAACACTTACTTCACAGGGCGCTCCTTTAAGCGGAAAAGTAGTTGAGTTTTCACTTAATAATAAAACAGTTGGTACCGCAGTAACAGATGCCAATGGTATTGCAGTTAAGACTGATGTCGGTTTAACGGGTATTCCTGCGGGCAGTTATCCAGGCTACATCGGTGCAAGCTTTGCGGAATCGAGTCCTTTCAAAGGAAGTAGCAGCAAGGGGGACCTTGAAGTAAAAAAGGCCGCAACTGCTGTTGCAGTTTTGCCCGTTGAAGTGCAGTACTCCGATCAGGTTAGCCTTACTGCTGTTGCTATTTCGGCGGCACAGGACGTACTTAATGCATCCGGCGGAAGGATTGAGTTCAAGTACCAGGCGGGCAGTCAAACAGCAGTTTCTTTGGGTGTTGTAACATCCTACAGCGTTGTCAGTGGCAGGCTGAACTTTAGTTTTACATTTATCTGTACGCTTGCTCCTGATACCTATAAGATACTGGCAGTATTTACCCCATCGGATCAGGCAAACTTCGAGGTCTCATGCAATATATCTCCATGGGGCCCGCTTGTAGTTAAGCCCGAAGATGCTCTGGCTGAATATTCAGGCCTGAGATACTTTTCGGCTGCAGCTTTATCGGCTTACACCTCGCAGCTTACTTTTTCCTCAACTGTTGCAGATTACCCGGATGCTTCCCGCGGAAATATTTCAAATGCCAAGGCTGAGTTTAGAGAGGTACCAGCAGGGGAATTATACGATCAGGGGATCGTCCGCGGAACTAACCTTCCCGTGTCTTTACTTAATTCTTCAGATGAAACCCTCGGAATTGTAACTGCGCAGCCTTTTAACCGGAAACTGGGCGAGTCGGAAATAAATAACTGCGGCACAACATTCAGCGTATATACCCGCATATACGGCTACTATCACGCATTAAGTGATCCGGCTCTTGTTTCTGTCTGCATCCCCTCTACAGAAAATATCTCAGGCGGCGGATTTATCATCCCAAATTCACCATCAGGCAAGTACCGCTGCAAGGCAGGAAGCAAAGCCAGTTTCGGATTTTCAATGAAGTACAGCAAAACCGGCAAGGATGTCCAGGGCCAGGTAAATATAATAGTCCACGCCGAAGACAATAAAATCTATCAGATTACGGCAAACGCCATTAGTACACTTTCTGCATACCTGATTCAGAATTTGCCGGGTAAAGCTGCAAGCTTCACCACCAGGGCAGAACTCAGGGATATTACCGACCCTTCAAAACCGGTCTTTTTAGGCGGGGGGCTTACGCTTAACCTCGAGATATATGATGATGAAAAAGATAATCAAAACGATGCCATTGCCATTACACTTCAGGAGCCTGGTTCGGTGCTCCTGTTTTCAAGCAACTGGGACGGGACAAAGACAGTCTCACAAGCGCTCAAAGCCCCCAAAGGCGGCGGAACTATAAGGGTACTGAGCATAGATAATCCTGTGAGTGTAGAGGAAGAGGAAATAGTTCCTAAAGAATATGCCCTCTACCAGAATTATCCCAACCCGTTTAACCCGAGCACAAATATACAGTTCGACCTGCCTGAGGAAAGCAGGGTTAGTATAGTGATTTATAATATTCTGGGAAGGGAAGTCCTAAGGCTTGTTGACAAGGACTTCCCCGCAGGCAGACACCAGGCCGTATGGAACTCGCAGGATGGGCGCGGCACGTTTGCCTCAGGCATGTATATCCTGCGCATATCAGCTAAATCCTTAAGCAGCCAAAAGAGCCTTGTTTCCACAAAGAAAATGATGCTGGTAAAGTAA
- a CDS encoding MFS transporter — MGVIIVTLSIVLIIFLYFYNNPLKHGKWFLIRRFINWFPLGMSYAFLYMGRYNLNVSKNALGSLMSKEDFGIIFGAGTIVYACSFLINGPLVDKIGGKKGIIISSVGASIANILLGVITYLVLTGRYTGNLVVVFSVLYALNMYFQSYGAVSIIKVKAYWFHVRERGVFGAIFGSLISIGVYFAFDWGQAIVDMVKVTPGGPSNWLSSLLQGIFALKTGSVDAVWAVFFVPAIIMLFWAVMDWFLIKDTPEEAGFPEFDTHDASSGKMDVEYSTKDLLKMVFGSSLMLTFAFIELTSGALRNGIMQWYTIFAKEVHQPGGEFFMDNWGLLLCIFGIIGGFLGGLISDNFFQSRRTPPVVFLSGAMFVLAGVMAIFLTSSPVIVGISAVLIVTAVTGCHSLMSGTAAADFGGRKATATCSGIVDGFVYLGSGIQSIGLGYLTTQSWHWWPIFLMPFALIGMFLAIRGWKELPEATKRYIAEVENKAKAKEELVEEEV; from the coding sequence ATGGGCGTCATTATTGTTACGTTGAGTATTGTACTTATAATATTTTTATATTTTTATAACAATCCTCTAAAGCACGGCAAGTGGTTTTTAATCCGCAGGTTTATTAACTGGTTTCCTCTCGGCATGTCGTATGCATTTCTTTACATGGGGCGTTACAACCTGAATGTTTCAAAGAATGCACTTGGAAGTCTGATGTCGAAAGAGGATTTCGGAATAATTTTCGGAGCCGGAACAATCGTCTATGCCTGTTCTTTTCTCATTAACGGCCCTCTGGTAGACAAGATAGGCGGTAAGAAAGGAATAATCATTTCCTCGGTAGGCGCTTCAATTGCAAATATTTTACTCGGTGTTATAACCTACCTTGTATTAACCGGGCGTTACACGGGCAATCTCGTAGTAGTCTTTTCGGTCCTCTATGCATTAAACATGTATTTCCAGAGCTACGGGGCTGTTTCCATTATAAAGGTTAAAGCTTACTGGTTCCACGTAAGAGAGCGCGGGGTATTCGGCGCAATTTTCGGTTCTTTAATTTCCATAGGAGTTTATTTCGCATTCGACTGGGGGCAGGCAATTGTTGACATGGTAAAAGTAACCCCGGGAGGCCCGTCGAACTGGTTAAGCTCACTGCTTCAGGGCATTTTTGCACTTAAGACCGGCTCGGTTGATGCAGTATGGGCCGTATTTTTTGTCCCTGCCATTATAATGCTCTTCTGGGCAGTAATGGACTGGTTTTTAATTAAGGACACGCCCGAAGAAGCCGGTTTTCCTGAATTTGATACACATGACGCCTCATCAGGCAAGATGGACGTTGAATATTCCACCAAAGACCTGCTCAAAATGGTTTTCGGAAGCTCGCTCATGCTGACATTCGCCTTTATTGAGCTGACCTCTGGTGCTCTGAGAAACGGCATTATGCAATGGTACACAATCTTTGCAAAGGAAGTTCATCAGCCCGGCGGCGAATTCTTCATGGATAACTGGGGACTTCTGCTCTGCATTTTCGGTATCATTGGCGGTTTCCTTGGCGGCCTCATTTCAGATAATTTCTTCCAGTCAAGAAGAACTCCCCCGGTTGTATTCTTATCGGGCGCCATGTTTGTACTTGCAGGTGTAATGGCTATATTTTTAACCTCCTCCCCCGTAATTGTAGGAATTTCAGCAGTACTGATAGTAACGGCGGTTACAGGGTGCCACTCACTGATGTCGGGAACGGCTGCAGCTGACTTTGGCGGCAGGAAGGCCACAGCAACATGCTCGGGCATTGTTGACGGCTTTGTATATCTGGGCTCCGGCATTCAGTCAATAGGACTTGGTTATTTAACAACACAAAGCTGGCACTGGTGGCCGATATTCCTGATGCCATTTGCCTTAATCGGAATGTTTCTGGCCATAAGAGGCTGGAAGGAACTTCCGGAGGCCACAAAGAGATATATTGCCGAAGTTGAAAACAAGGCCAAGGCTAAGGAAGAGCTGGTAGAAGAGGAAGTTTAA
- a CDS encoding carbohydrate-binding family 9-like protein, which yields MTKTFLKYIFLCAIFYAFSYNVLYSQKIAEPEIPFSPRHYVCFRTDVKMNIDGNLDEQSWQKAPWTEAFVDVEGGEKPAPKFRTRAKMLWDDNFLYVAAELEEPDLWATLTKRDTTIYNDNNFEIFIDPDGDTQNYYEFEINALNTFWDLLMTKPYRTGGFPISTWDIRGIKTAVGIQGTLNNPADKDQSWTVEIAFPLKVLLQSSGHKGLPQNGEQWRVDFTRVEWGVTSSGGRYKRNDDETSYWAWSPIGLIDYHYPEMYGYVQFSDKIAGNSESFVQKPEEYAKWVLRKIFYKEKVFFLEHGRYTNSLGDLKTGDIDIPGYKWPPVIETTSDFFEISAVSSDGKNKVYIFSDGKTGRISLK from the coding sequence ATGACGAAAACATTCCTTAAATATATCTTCCTGTGCGCCATTTTTTATGCTTTTTCTTATAACGTTTTATATTCACAGAAAATAGCTGAGCCTGAAATACCTTTTTCACCCAGGCACTACGTCTGCTTCAGGACGGACGTTAAAATGAATATTGACGGAAATCTGGATGAACAAAGCTGGCAGAAAGCACCTTGGACTGAAGCCTTTGTTGACGTTGAAGGGGGCGAAAAGCCCGCTCCGAAATTTAGGACCAGGGCTAAAATGCTGTGGGATGACAACTTCCTATACGTAGCTGCCGAACTGGAAGAACCCGACCTCTGGGCTACACTCACCAAGAGGGATACCACAATTTATAACGATAATAATTTTGAAATATTTATAGATCCCGACGGAGATACACAGAACTATTATGAGTTCGAGATTAATGCCCTTAACACATTCTGGGACCTCCTTATGACAAAACCCTACCGCACAGGGGGCTTTCCCATAAGCACATGGGATATCAGGGGAATTAAAACAGCAGTTGGAATTCAGGGGACATTAAATAACCCTGCGGATAAGGACCAAAGCTGGACGGTTGAAATTGCTTTCCCGCTGAAAGTCCTCTTGCAGTCTTCAGGACACAAGGGGCTTCCCCAAAACGGTGAGCAGTGGAGAGTTGACTTTACAAGGGTTGAGTGGGGAGTAACATCTTCCGGCGGCAGGTACAAAAGAAATGATGATGAGACCAGCTACTGGGCGTGGTCGCCAATCGGGCTTATAGATTATCATTATCCGGAGATGTATGGCTATGTCCAGTTCTCAGACAAAATTGCAGGAAACAGTGAAAGTTTCGTGCAAAAGCCCGAAGAATATGCCAAATGGGTCCTAAGGAAAATATTCTACAAGGAAAAGGTTTTCTTCCTGGAGCATGGCAGATACACAAACAGTTTAGGGGATCTTAAGACCGGGGATATAGATATTCCGGGTTACAAGTGGCCTCCTGTAATTGAAACAACTTCAGATTTCTTTGAAATCTCTGCAGTCAGTTCAGACGGCAAAAACAAAGTATACATTTTCAGCGACGGAAAAACAGGCCGGATTTCGCTTAAATAG